The Procambarus clarkii isolate CNS0578487 chromosome 24, FALCON_Pclarkii_2.0, whole genome shotgun sequence genome includes a region encoding these proteins:
- the LOC123761835 gene encoding serine/arginine repetitive matrix protein 5-like: protein MGRASEAVYSHHRTRRKTTVAPASNCPETFPGTHRHEDLRKIKTIKSFPQNLASCRVTRTRSLALEAKREASPWKPNEKPRPGSRTRSLALEAEREASPWKPNEKPRPGSRTRSLALEAEREASPWKPNEKPRPGSRTRSLALEAEREASPWKPNEKPRPGSRTRSLALEAEREASPWKPNEKPRPGSRTRSLALEAEREASPWKPNEKPRPGSRTRSLALEAEREASPWKPNEKPRPGSRTRSLALEAEREASPWKPNEKPRPGSRTRSLALEAEREASPWKPNEKPRPGSRTRSLALEAIVNTLHLSQMQSIASAEYITQE from the exons ATGGGAAGAGCCAGCGAGGCTGTCTATTCTCACCACAGAACACGGCGCAAGACCACGGTGGCGCCAGCCTCCAATTGTCCTGAAACCTTTCCTGGAACCCACCGACATGAAGACCTCcg GAAAATTAAAACGATTAAAAGTTTTCCCCAAAACTTAGCAAGTTGTCGAGTCACACGTACGAGAAGCCTCGCCCTGGAAGCCAAACGAGAAGCCTCGCCCTGGAAGCCGAACGAGAAGCCTCGCCCTGGAAGCCGAACGAGAAGCCTCGCCCTGGAAGCCGAACGAGAAGCCTCGCCCTGGAAGCCGAACGAGAAGCCTCGCCCTGGAAGCCGAACGAGAAGCCTCGCCCTGGAAGCCGAACGAGAAGCCTCGCCCTGGAAGCCGAACGAGAAGCCTCGCCCTGGAAGCCGAACGAGAAGCCTCGCCCTGGAAGCCGAACGAGAAGCCTCGCCCTGGAAGCCGAACGAGAAGCCTCGCCCTGGAAGCCGAACGAGAAGCCTCGCCCTGGAAGCCGAACGAGAAGCCTCGCCCTGGAAGCCGAACGAGAAGCCTCGCCCTGGAAGCCGAACGAGAAGCCTCGCCCTGGAAGCCGAACGAGAAGCCTCGCCCTGGAAGCCGAACGAGAAGCCTCGCCCTGGAAGCCGAACGAGAAGCCTCGCCCTGGAAGCCGAACGAGAAGCCTCGCCCTGGAAGCCGAACGAGAAGCCTCGCCCTGGAAGCCGAACGAGAAGCCTCGCCCTGGAAGCCGAACGAGAAGCCTCGCCCTGGAAGCCGAACGAGAAGCCTCGCCCTGGAAGCCGAACGAGAAGCCTCGCCCTGGAAGCCGAACGAGAAGCCTCGCCCTGGAAGCCGAACGAGAAGCCTCGCCCTGGAAGCCGAACGAGAAGCCTCGCCCTGGAAGCCATTGTCAATACTTTGCATCTCTCGCAGATGCAAAGTATTGCAAGTGCAGAGTATATTACACAGGAATAG